From Caldanaerobius fijiensis DSM 17918, a single genomic window includes:
- the nifV gene encoding homocitrate synthase, with amino-acid sequence MSNIAKKIYLVDTTLRDGEQTAGVVFANDEKVRIAKFLDEIGVHQLEVGIPAMGGDEKEAIKAIVKAGLKASIMAWNRAVINDVQESIDCGVDAVAISISTSDIHIKHKLQKSREWVIESMVQATEYAKKHGLYVSVNAEDASRTDPEFLIEFAKAAKSAGADRLRFCDTVGILDPFKTFDKIKFLKDNVDIDVEMHTHNDFGMATANAIAGIMAGANYVGVTVNGLGERAGNAALEEVVMALKYVEGIDLNIDTRRFREISEYVAMASGRQLPSWKAIVGSNMFAHESGIHADGTIKDPRTYEVFDPSEVGLERQIVIGKHSGTAAIRKKFTEYGIDIDEATARELLPRVRAAAVSLKRSLFDKELVYIYEDYLREKEEGKKAQ; translated from the coding sequence ATGTCTAATATTGCTAAAAAGATCTATCTCGTTGATACTACGCTTAGAGATGGCGAACAAACTGCAGGAGTCGTTTTTGCAAATGATGAAAAGGTTAGGATAGCAAAATTTTTAGATGAAATAGGCGTTCATCAATTAGAAGTTGGCATTCCAGCGATGGGCGGAGATGAAAAGGAAGCGATAAAGGCCATTGTTAAGGCGGGACTTAAAGCTAGCATCATGGCGTGGAATAGGGCAGTTATAAACGATGTTCAGGAGTCTATCGATTGTGGCGTGGATGCTGTTGCGATATCAATTTCCACCTCTGATATCCATATAAAACATAAGCTTCAAAAGAGCAGAGAATGGGTAATTGAGAGCATGGTACAGGCAACTGAATATGCTAAAAAACATGGACTATATGTTTCTGTTAATGCAGAAGATGCATCAAGGACGGATCCGGAATTTTTAATAGAGTTTGCAAAGGCGGCTAAAAGCGCAGGAGCTGATAGGTTGCGCTTTTGTGATACAGTTGGTATATTAGATCCATTCAAGACATTTGACAAAATCAAATTTTTAAAGGATAATGTTGATATAGATGTCGAGATGCATACACACAATGATTTCGGCATGGCTACGGCGAATGCCATAGCTGGTATTATGGCAGGTGCCAATTACGTAGGTGTAACTGTAAACGGGTTAGGTGAAAGGGCGGGCAATGCTGCTTTAGAGGAAGTGGTAATGGCGCTTAAATACGTAGAGGGAATAGATTTAAACATTGATACCAGGAGATTCAGAGAGATATCTGAATATGTAGCTATGGCGTCGGGAAGACAGTTGCCTTCGTGGAAGGCTATTGTAGGGTCCAATATGTTTGCTCATGAGTCGGGCATTCATGCTGACGGTACTATAAAAGATCCCAGGACCTATGAGGTATTTGATCCCAGTGAAGTAGGTCTTGAAAGGCAGATCGTCATAGGCAAACATTCTGGAACCGCTGCGATCAGAAAGAAATTTACTGAGTATGGAATAGATATTGATGAGGCAACAGCCAGAGAACTACTCCCTCGTGTGAGAGCAGCTGCCGTTTCGTTGAAGAGGTCGCTTTTTGACAAAGAACTCGTTTATATCTATGAGGACTATCTAAGAGAGAAGGAAGAAGGTAAAAAAGCACAATAA
- a CDS encoding aconitate hydratase, producing MGYNIVQKILKEHLVSGSLVPGHEIAIKIDQTLTQDSTGTMAYLQFEAMGISRVKTKLSVAYVDHNMLQEGFENADDHKYIQTVASKHGIYFSRPGNGICHQVHLERFGVPGETLLGSDSHTPTNGALGMIAIGAGGLDVAVAMGGGPYYLIMPRVINVRLHGSLRPWVSAKDIILELLRRLTVKGGVGKIIEYSGDGIKTLTVPERATIANMGAELGATTSVFPSDEITRDFLNAQGRLKDWKLIEADEDAEYDEVIDIYLDKLEPLIAQPHSPDNVVKVKELEGLKVDQVAIGSCTNSSYMDMMKVAAILKGKTVHPDVSLVISPGSRQVFQMLAKNGALADMVAAGARILECACGPCIGMGQAPATNAVSIRTFNRNFEGRSGTKSAKVYLASPEVAATAAIYGCIKDPRIWGKEIQIRLPERFEINDNMIIPPSENPDEVEVVRGPNIKPFPSHEPLSEKLEGEVLLKVGDNITTDHIMPSNARLLPFRSNIPKLSEHCFEGVDPDFSKRAKEKGGGFIVGGANYGQGSSREHAALVPLYLGIKFVLAKSFARIHKANLINNGILPLTFVNEEDYDEISQGDVLVLDDAVAQVRSKDNIVIKNITKGKEIIANLDVSDRNRELLIAGGLLNYTSLSNR from the coding sequence GTGGGTTACAATATTGTTCAAAAGATTTTGAAAGAACATTTGGTTTCAGGGAGTTTAGTCCCGGGCCACGAGATTGCAATTAAGATCGACCAAACTTTGACACAGGATTCTACTGGAACAATGGCATATTTACAATTTGAAGCAATGGGTATTTCCCGTGTCAAAACGAAGCTTTCTGTAGCATATGTGGATCATAATATGTTGCAGGAAGGTTTTGAAAACGCAGATGATCACAAATATATTCAGACAGTGGCATCAAAACATGGCATATATTTTTCAAGACCAGGTAATGGGATATGCCATCAGGTGCACCTTGAAAGGTTTGGTGTACCGGGAGAGACGTTGTTGGGTTCTGACAGCCATACGCCGACAAATGGAGCTTTAGGAATGATCGCTATAGGTGCAGGAGGATTGGATGTAGCTGTGGCGATGGGCGGTGGCCCGTATTATCTTATAATGCCAAGGGTTATTAACGTTAGATTGCATGGTTCATTACGTCCATGGGTTTCTGCGAAGGACATTATTTTAGAATTATTGAGAAGGCTTACAGTAAAAGGCGGTGTAGGTAAGATCATCGAGTATTCCGGTGATGGCATAAAAACTCTGACCGTTCCAGAAAGAGCTACTATTGCCAATATGGGAGCTGAGCTGGGAGCGACTACATCTGTCTTCCCTAGCGATGAGATTACAAGAGATTTCTTAAATGCGCAGGGTAGACTGAAAGATTGGAAACTTATAGAAGCTGATGAGGATGCTGAATACGATGAAGTGATAGATATATATCTCGATAAATTAGAGCCGTTAATAGCGCAACCTCACAGCCCCGATAATGTGGTAAAAGTAAAAGAATTAGAAGGATTAAAAGTAGATCAGGTGGCAATTGGCAGCTGTACAAATTCATCATATATGGATATGATGAAAGTTGCAGCAATACTAAAGGGAAAGACAGTGCATCCTGATGTTTCACTGGTTATTTCGCCTGGGTCCAGACAAGTATTTCAGATGCTGGCAAAAAACGGCGCTCTCGCAGATATGGTAGCTGCAGGTGCTAGAATATTGGAATGCGCGTGTGGACCGTGTATAGGTATGGGGCAGGCCCCAGCTACCAATGCGGTGTCTATAAGGACCTTCAATAGGAATTTTGAAGGCAGGAGTGGTACAAAGAGCGCTAAAGTATATCTTGCCAGTCCTGAGGTGGCTGCTACTGCTGCGATATATGGATGTATAAAAGATCCAAGGATATGGGGCAAAGAGATTCAGATCAGGTTACCTGAAAGATTTGAAATTAATGATAATATGATTATTCCACCGTCTGAAAATCCGGACGAAGTAGAAGTGGTAAGAGGTCCCAATATCAAACCGTTCCCATCTCATGAGCCATTGTCTGAAAAGCTGGAAGGTGAAGTATTATTAAAAGTAGGTGATAACATAACAACAGACCACATAATGCCTTCCAATGCCAGGTTGTTGCCCTTCAGGTCAAATATACCTAAACTTTCAGAACATTGCTTTGAAGGAGTAGATCCTGATTTCTCAAAGCGTGCAAAAGAAAAAGGCGGAGGTTTTATCGTTGGTGGCGCAAATTATGGCCAGGGATCTAGCCGTGAACATGCAGCGTTAGTGCCTTTGTATCTTGGTATCAAATTTGTACTGGCAAAATCTTTTGCCAGAATACACAAAGCCAATTTGATAAACAACGGGATACTTCCTTTGACCTTTGTAAATGAAGAGGATTATGATGAGATATCACAGGGTGACGTCCTGGTATTAGATGATGCTGTTGCACAGGTGAGATCAAAGGATAATATAGTTATAAAGAATATAACTAAAGGAAAAGAGATAATTGCCAATTTAGATGTATCTGATAGAAATAGAGAGCTTTTGATTGCAGGTGGGCTTCTTAATTATACGTCGCTTTCTAACAGATAA
- a CDS encoding nucleoside kinase: MKTVNVKFGNKNYECTEGTRLMDFFKENDQSYDMIIAGLVDNKLVDLNYRIHRDCTVKAVDIRSEEGMKVYRRSMSFVFIKAVHEIYPHARVTIEHSLGKGLYCEIHKERSLTRGDVELIKQKMQEIVSKNLPFERIKVSIEEAADIFNRQGQPEKVKLLKYSTEDRMYLYRLDGYCDYFYGILAPYTGYLKVFDLKFYLPGVIILFPDVSDPQKVAQFVDQHKLAAIYQETEKWGRIMKVDYVSSLNELVESGDIKEIIRIAEALHEKKIAQIADMINKNRDNVRLILIAGPSSSGKTTFAQRLYIQLRVNGLRPISISLDDYFLPSEKVPRDEDGKYDFEDIEALDLELFNEQLTQLIQGEEVILPKYDFTIGARAPQGRRVKIDADQPVIIEGIHGLNERLTAAIPKDRKFKIYISALTQLNLDDHNRIPTTDSRLVRRIVRDYMFRATDAEKTLEMWNSVRRGEEKNIFPYQEEADVMFNSALVYELGVLKKYAEPLLAKVERSSSVFYMAQYLLDILSYIKPIEDEQDIPANSILREFIGNSCFF, translated from the coding sequence TTGAAAACTGTTAATGTTAAATTTGGAAATAAAAATTATGAATGCACAGAAGGTACCAGGCTTATGGATTTTTTTAAAGAGAATGATCAATCTTATGATATGATCATAGCTGGTCTCGTAGATAACAAGCTGGTTGATTTGAACTACAGAATACATAGGGATTGTACTGTAAAAGCGGTGGACATACGAAGCGAAGAGGGAATGAAGGTATACAGGAGAAGCATGAGCTTTGTTTTTATAAAGGCTGTACATGAAATCTATCCCCATGCCAGGGTTACAATAGAGCATTCTCTGGGGAAAGGCCTGTACTGTGAGATACACAAAGAGCGCTCATTGACTAGAGGTGACGTGGAGCTTATTAAACAGAAAATGCAAGAGATTGTTTCTAAAAATTTGCCTTTTGAGAGAATAAAGGTGTCTATAGAAGAGGCTGCAGACATTTTTAACAGGCAGGGTCAACCTGAAAAGGTAAAATTGCTTAAGTACAGTACGGAAGATAGGATGTACCTGTATAGACTTGACGGTTATTGCGACTATTTTTACGGTATTCTGGCGCCTTATACTGGATATTTAAAAGTATTTGATCTCAAATTTTATTTGCCAGGTGTGATAATACTGTTTCCTGATGTCTCTGATCCGCAAAAGGTGGCACAGTTTGTAGATCAACACAAGCTTGCCGCCATATATCAGGAGACTGAAAAATGGGGCAGGATAATGAAGGTTGATTATGTGTCCTCTTTAAATGAGCTCGTGGAGTCAGGGGATATAAAAGAGATAATAAGAATTGCAGAAGCGTTGCATGAAAAGAAAATTGCGCAGATAGCTGATATGATAAACAAAAATCGCGATAATGTAAGGCTTATATTGATAGCGGGTCCGTCTTCTTCTGGCAAAACCACCTTTGCTCAAAGACTGTATATCCAGTTAAGGGTTAATGGATTAAGGCCTATATCCATTTCTCTAGATGATTACTTTTTGCCGTCGGAAAAAGTACCGCGGGATGAAGATGGTAAATACGACTTTGAAGACATTGAAGCCCTTGACCTGGAATTGTTCAATGAACAATTAACTCAGCTGATACAGGGAGAAGAGGTGATTTTACCTAAATATGATTTCACTATTGGGGCAAGAGCACCTCAGGGCAGAAGAGTTAAAATCGATGCCGATCAACCTGTGATCATCGAAGGAATTCATGGCTTAAATGAAAGGTTGACAGCAGCCATACCCAAGGATCGAAAATTTAAGATATACATAAGTGCGTTAACTCAATTAAATTTAGACGATCACAATAGGATACCTACCACTGATTCAAGGCTTGTAAGGCGTATTGTGAGAGACTATATGTTCAGAGCTACTGATGCTGAAAAAACTCTTGAAATGTGGAACTCTGTTAGGCGCGGAGAAGAGAAGAATATATTTCCATATCAAGAAGAAGCTGATGTAATGTTTAATTCTGCACTGGTGTATGAGTTAGGTGTGCTTAAAAAATATGCGGAACCTTTGTTGGCAAAAGTAGAAAGGTCGTCCAGTGTTTTTTATATGGCACAATATTTACTGGACATTTTAAGCTACATAAAGCCCATTGAAGATGAGCAGGATATACCTGCCAATTCCATACTGAGAGAGTTTATAGGCAACAGCTGCTTTTTTTAA
- a CDS encoding AEC family transporter translates to MNQLIIEEKILLNITTLFFGYIIKRLRILPEGTGDVLSKFILYITLPATILNVFMNSKIYPQLFILPVTSIILGVLTFVFGYFVIRKIDLESKTKWTLLISICGYNVGLFAFPFVQQVYGNKGLINMAMFDMGNSFIVFGLAYGISFLASEKEKIDLKAIVKKILLFLPLDVYVLSIVMNLMGIKFGKIPQQFISQLSIPNGVLALFTIGYFLDFNLNKDELKALVTGLFIKFLPGVLLFLLIPLIFSTKLLIIKVITIGAILPTPMVAVIYSSDRGLNVKLSSIFVTATILVSLVFMVIIMLSW, encoded by the coding sequence TTGAATCAACTTATAATAGAGGAAAAAATACTTTTGAATATAACCACACTCTTTTTTGGGTATATCATAAAAAGGTTGAGGATTTTACCTGAGGGTACCGGAGATGTACTCAGCAAATTTATATTGTACATCACATTGCCTGCAACAATTTTAAACGTTTTTATGAACTCTAAGATTTACCCTCAGCTTTTTATTTTGCCTGTGACAAGTATAATTCTAGGTGTTTTAACTTTTGTTTTTGGTTACTTTGTAATAAGAAAAATTGATTTAGAAAGTAAGACGAAATGGACACTATTAATATCTATATGCGGGTACAATGTGGGGCTTTTTGCGTTTCCTTTTGTTCAACAGGTTTACGGCAATAAAGGCTTGATTAACATGGCTATGTTTGATATGGGGAATTCGTTTATTGTATTCGGTCTGGCATATGGTATATCTTTTTTGGCTTCAGAAAAAGAAAAAATTGATTTAAAAGCTATCGTAAAAAAGATATTACTGTTTTTACCATTGGATGTGTATGTGCTATCTATCGTAATGAACCTGATGGGTATAAAATTTGGGAAAATTCCTCAACAGTTTATATCACAGCTGTCAATTCCCAATGGAGTTCTTGCTTTATTTACAATAGGTTATTTTTTAGATTTTAATTTAAATAAAGATGAATTAAAAGCGCTTGTCACAGGATTGTTTATAAAGTTTTTACCTGGAGTGCTTTTATTTCTATTGATCCCGTTGATATTTAGCACTAAATTGCTTATAATAAAGGTTATAACCATAGGAGCAATTTTGCCCACGCCTATGGTGGCTGTTATTTATTCCAGTGATAGAGGATTAAATGTCAAGCTGTCGTCAATTTTTGTGACAGCGACGATTCTTGTAAGCCTCGTGTTTATGGTTATTATAATGCTAAGTTGGTAA
- a CDS encoding MFS transporter: MDKSKRFYYFFVAFYAISFMSGAIYGTFLPVYLDHIGYNKASIGVLMSLGPFVAIIAQPFWGITSDRARSKNFVLQLLFLCSIAIMALYPMSRNFYYLIVVITAFTFFQTSTGPIGDTITLEYLDETQQKFGPIRMAGTLGYSLMSIVAGFFAQRYIGSIFALNIAVMFTAFMLVFKLPRIKGHQSKKNRVPIWKLFSNKNLVILMALNFMVQVTLGFYYTYFPLYFKQLGGSNSLLGWAYFISSLSEVPFLLYADRILKKIGPRYTLLGATTVAGIRWLLMSFVPKAYMFLPLQLLHGLIFIVLYYSMATYINQEVPMELKASGQTINSLIGMGIARITGSLLGGFLSDIYGIKMMFMYNSLLAFATVLVFGYFFIKKDRTRAVEKVNI, translated from the coding sequence ATGGACAAAAGTAAAAGGTTTTACTATTTTTTTGTAGCTTTTTATGCCATTTCTTTTATGAGCGGCGCGATTTACGGGACGTTTTTGCCTGTTTATCTGGACCATATAGGTTATAATAAAGCGTCAATAGGCGTGTTGATGTCACTTGGACCTTTTGTTGCTATAATTGCACAGCCGTTCTGGGGTATTACCAGTGATAGGGCCAGATCAAAAAATTTTGTATTACAGCTTTTGTTTTTGTGCAGCATCGCTATAATGGCTTTGTATCCGATGTCCAGGAATTTTTACTATTTAATAGTCGTTATAACCGCATTTACATTCTTTCAAACCTCGACAGGTCCCATTGGAGATACTATAACGCTAGAATACCTGGATGAAACTCAACAAAAGTTTGGACCTATAAGGATGGCGGGTACATTGGGGTATTCGTTGATGTCAATAGTGGCTGGCTTTTTCGCACAGAGATACATAGGCAGTATATTTGCGCTTAATATTGCTGTTATGTTTACTGCCTTTATGCTGGTCTTTAAACTGCCCAGGATAAAAGGACATCAATCGAAAAAAAATCGCGTGCCCATATGGAAGTTATTTTCAAACAAAAACCTGGTTATACTCATGGCATTAAACTTTATGGTCCAGGTAACCCTTGGATTTTACTATACTTATTTTCCGCTTTACTTTAAACAGCTGGGTGGAAGTAATAGCCTTCTGGGATGGGCGTACTTTATATCCAGCTTGAGTGAAGTGCCGTTTTTATTGTATGCTGACAGGATTTTAAAGAAAATAGGTCCTCGCTACACCCTTCTGGGGGCTACCACAGTAGCGGGTATCAGGTGGCTTTTGATGTCGTTTGTGCCAAAGGCCTATATGTTTTTGCCATTGCAGCTTTTACACGGTTTGATATTTATCGTCCTCTATTATTCCATGGCCACGTATATAAACCAGGAAGTACCCATGGAGTTAAAAGCTTCAGGGCAAACGATAAACAGCTTGATAGGTATGGGAATTGCCAGGATAACAGGTAGCTTGCTTGGCGGATTTTTAAGCGATATCTATGGCATAAAGATGATGTTTATGTATAATTCGCTGTTGGCTTTCGCCACGGTGTTGGTTTTTGGATACTTTTTTATAAAAAAGGATAGGACAAGGGCAGTAGAGAAGGTTAATATTTAA
- the pyrR gene encoding bifunctional pyr operon transcriptional regulator/uracil phosphoribosyltransferase PyrR: MKIKAEIMDENAIKRALVRIAHEIIERNKGVEDLVLIGIKTRGVPLAERIAKEIAKIEGKNVPVGELDITLYRDDLSALAEQPIVSKPNLPFDVKGKICVLVDDVLYTGRTVRAAMDAIIRLGRPKAIQLAILIDRGHRELPIKADFVGKNVPTSRAEVISVRVVEVDKENKVFIME; encoded by the coding sequence TTGAAAATAAAGGCTGAGATAATGGATGAAAATGCGATAAAGCGAGCGCTGGTGAGGATTGCCCATGAGATAATAGAGCGCAATAAAGGCGTGGAGGATCTGGTGCTAATAGGCATAAAGACAAGAGGCGTGCCTTTGGCGGAGAGAATCGCAAAAGAAATAGCCAAGATTGAAGGCAAAAACGTGCCGGTAGGGGAACTAGACATCACTTTGTACCGCGACGATTTAAGTGCCCTTGCTGAGCAGCCCATCGTGAGCAAGCCTAACTTACCCTTTGATGTAAAAGGGAAGATTTGCGTACTGGTAGATGATGTCCTATATACCGGTAGAACCGTTAGAGCTGCTATGGACGCCATTATACGATTGGGGAGGCCTAAAGCTATTCAGCTAGCGATTCTTATTGACAGAGGGCACAGAGAATTACCGATCAAAGCCGATTTCGTGGGCAAAAATGTGCCAACTTCCAGAGCTGAAGTTATATCCGTAAGAGTGGTTGAGGTAGATAAAGAGAATAAGGTATTTATTATGGAATGA
- a CDS encoding aspartate carbamoyltransferase catalytic subunit, producing MLRKDLLGLRFLTTKEIEEILNLARDMKKSLVYKIDRTSTLKGKTLVTLFYEPSTRTRTSFELAAKYLGANVVCIETATSSVVKGESLIDTARTIDSMGVDMIAIRHPMTGAPGIIAREVKAAVINAGDGINEHPTQALLDMLTILEKKGRLKGLTVTIVGDILHSRVARSNIFGMTKMGINIRVAGPSTLIPPGLQNLGVEVYNDADEAVKGADVVMALRIQLERQKSGLFPSLGEFHRMYGIDDRRMRLAADDAILMHPGPMNRGVEVSYEIADERICTADEQVTSGVAVRMALLTLLSERSAAYENIV from the coding sequence ATGTTAAGAAAGGATCTTTTGGGATTGAGATTTTTAACGACAAAGGAAATTGAAGAAATTCTGAATTTAGCTAGGGATATGAAAAAATCTCTAGTGTATAAGATAGATAGGACTTCTACTCTTAAGGGCAAAACGCTTGTTACCTTGTTTTATGAACCCAGTACCAGGACCAGAACGTCCTTTGAACTGGCAGCTAAATACCTGGGAGCCAATGTGGTGTGCATAGAGACAGCGACCAGCAGTGTGGTCAAAGGGGAATCTCTGATTGATACAGCCAGGACCATAGATAGCATGGGAGTAGATATGATAGCCATAAGACATCCTATGACAGGGGCTCCAGGGATTATAGCCAGGGAAGTAAAGGCCGCAGTTATAAATGCTGGAGATGGTATCAACGAGCACCCGACTCAGGCACTTTTGGATATGCTGACTATTTTAGAAAAGAAAGGGCGCTTAAAAGGCCTTACGGTGACAATTGTGGGCGATATACTTCACAGTCGGGTAGCTCGTTCTAATATATTCGGCATGACTAAAATGGGCATAAATATAAGGGTGGCAGGGCCTTCAACCCTCATACCGCCAGGTCTGCAGAATTTAGGAGTAGAGGTTTACAATGATGCGGATGAAGCGGTTAAAGGAGCCGATGTGGTTATGGCCTTGAGGATACAGCTGGAAAGACAAAAAAGTGGCTTATTTCCCTCGTTAGGAGAATTTCACAGGATGTACGGCATAGATGACAGGAGGATGAGATTGGCGGCAGATGATGCTATATTGATGCACCCGGGACCAATGAACAGAGGTGTAGAGGTATCATATGAGATTGCCGATGAAAGAATATGTACGGCTGATGAACAGGTTACCAGTGGAGTAGCTGTCAGAATGGCCTTGCTTACGCTGTTATCTGAGAGGAGTGCGGCTTATGAAAATATTGTTTAA